A window of Paenibacillus polygoni contains these coding sequences:
- the gyrA gene encoding DNA gyrase subunit A, whose protein sequence is MADQNNSQIKDRDIGVEMRESFMDYAMSIIVSRALPDVRDGLKPVHRRILYAMSELGMAPDKPYKKSARIVGEVIGKYHPHGDSAVYETMVRMAQDFSLRYMLVDGHGNFGSIDGDMAAAMRYTEARLSKIAMEMLRDINKDTIDFQPNYDGEEHEPIVLPARYPNLLVNGVGGIAVGMATNIPPHNLGEVIDGVQAMIKNPEITSLELMDYIHGPDFPTAGYILGRSGIRQAYQTGRGSVTMRAKTTIEEVNNKARIIVHEIPYQVNKARLVEKIAELVRDKRIEGITDLRDESDRSGMRIVIELRRDVNPNVVLNNLYKHTSMQSNFGINMLAIVNNEPKILNLREVLYHYLQHQIVVIRRRTEFELRKAEARAHILEGLRIALDHIDEIIALIRASATTEAARESLINRFELSHDQAQAILDMRLQRLTGLEREKIENEYNELLAKITEFKEILANEHLVLQIISDELQEIKDRFADERRTEITVGEESILDEDLIPREDVIVTITHTGYIKRLPVSTYRSQRRGGRGVVGMDTKDQDFVEHLFVSNTHNYLMFFTDKGKVYRLKAYEIPELGRTARGTPIINLIQIEQGETVNAVIEVEEFESDKYLFFATKQGVVKKTPLEDYINIRKGGLIAIHLREDDSLIEVKLTDGKQEMIMGTAQGMSIHFSEDDVRSMGRSATGVKGITLDSDDMVIGMDVIDPDQEVLIVTANGYGKRTPVADYRIQTRGGKGIKTINVTEKNGPVVSLKVVKSEEDLMIITTSGTLIRMSMEGVSTMGRYTQGVKLIHTRDNDSVATVCRTDKSEENDEEDGEFDNEANIAGADDMSDIDTDTEENVTDQTDMDTSSEESEEESE, encoded by the coding sequence TAACTCGCAAATTAAAGACCGTGATATAGGCGTGGAGATGCGTGAGTCCTTTATGGACTATGCGATGAGTATCATCGTCAGCCGTGCTTTGCCTGACGTTAGGGACGGGCTTAAGCCGGTTCACAGACGTATTTTGTATGCAATGTCAGAGCTCGGCATGGCACCGGATAAACCTTATAAGAAATCTGCAAGGATTGTCGGTGAGGTTATCGGTAAGTATCACCCTCATGGTGACTCTGCTGTATATGAAACAATGGTGCGGATGGCTCAAGACTTCTCGCTGCGTTATATGCTCGTTGATGGACATGGTAACTTCGGTTCCATTGATGGAGATATGGCGGCAGCTATGCGTTACACGGAAGCACGTCTTTCTAAGATTGCAATGGAGATGCTTCGTGATATCAATAAAGATACCATTGATTTTCAGCCAAACTATGACGGTGAGGAACACGAACCTATTGTTCTTCCGGCCAGATATCCGAATCTCTTGGTAAATGGGGTAGGCGGTATTGCCGTAGGTATGGCTACCAACATTCCTCCGCATAATTTGGGCGAGGTCATTGATGGGGTACAGGCAATGATTAAGAATCCAGAGATTACATCTCTGGAACTGATGGATTATATTCATGGACCAGACTTCCCAACTGCAGGATATATCCTGGGTAGATCGGGGATCAGACAGGCTTATCAGACAGGCCGCGGTTCTGTCACAATGCGAGCTAAAACAACGATTGAAGAAGTGAATAATAAAGCACGAATTATTGTGCATGAAATTCCTTATCAAGTGAATAAAGCACGGCTTGTAGAAAAAATTGCAGAACTCGTTCGCGATAAAAGAATCGAAGGTATTACGGATCTTCGAGATGAATCTGATCGCAGCGGTATGCGGATTGTTATTGAACTTCGCCGCGACGTTAATCCGAATGTAGTACTGAACAATTTATACAAGCATACTTCCATGCAGTCTAATTTTGGTATCAACATGCTTGCTATCGTAAATAACGAACCGAAAATACTGAATTTGCGTGAAGTGTTATATCACTACTTGCAGCATCAGATTGTTGTAATTCGCCGCCGTACAGAGTTTGAATTGCGTAAAGCAGAGGCTCGTGCGCATATTCTCGAAGGTTTACGAATCGCTCTTGATCATATCGACGAGATTATTGCACTAATCCGTGCTTCGGCAACGACGGAGGCAGCAAGAGAAAGCCTGATCAATCGTTTTGAATTAAGCCATGATCAAGCGCAGGCAATTCTCGATATGCGTCTGCAACGACTCACTGGACTGGAACGCGAGAAGATCGAGAATGAATATAATGAGCTCCTAGCTAAGATCACAGAGTTTAAAGAGATTTTGGCCAATGAGCATCTTGTTCTCCAAATCATTAGTGATGAACTTCAAGAGATTAAGGATCGTTTTGCTGATGAGCGTCGTACCGAAATTACGGTTGGCGAGGAGAGCATTCTTGATGAGGACCTTATTCCTCGTGAAGATGTGATTGTTACAATTACCCATACTGGGTACATCAAACGCTTGCCGGTATCGACTTATCGATCTCAGAGACGGGGAGGACGCGGTGTTGTTGGTATGGATACGAAGGACCAGGATTTTGTTGAACATCTTTTCGTATCGAATACCCATAACTATCTCATGTTCTTCACAGACAAGGGGAAAGTATACCGCCTCAAAGCTTATGAGATTCCTGAATTAGGACGTACAGCAAGAGGAACGCCAATTATTAACCTGATTCAGATTGAACAGGGAGAAACGGTCAATGCCGTAATTGAGGTTGAAGAGTTCGAGAGCGACAAATACCTGTTCTTTGCTACGAAGCAAGGGGTAGTGAAAAAGACACCGCTTGAGGATTATATAAACATACGTAAGGGCGGCCTTATTGCTATTCATCTTCGTGAAGATGATTCGCTTATTGAGGTGAAACTGACGGATGGAAAACAAGAAATGATCATGGGTACAGCACAAGGGATGTCCATTCATTTCTCTGAAGATGATGTTCGCTCCATGGGCAGAAGTGCTACTGGCGTGAAGGGTATTACTCTGGATTCTGACGACATGGTTATTGGTATGGATGTTATTGATCCAGATCAGGAAGTGCTGATTGTTACGGCTAATGGTTACGGTAAGCGTACACCAGTTGCTGACTATCGTATTCAGACCCGTGGCGGTAAAGGGATCAAGACGATCAATGTTACGGAGAAGAATGGTCCTGTTGTGAGCCTCAAAGTTGTAAAATCAGAAGAGGATCTCATGATTATTACAACCAGCGGTACTCTGATTCGGATGAGTATGGAAGGTGTCTCTACAATGGGACGTTATACTCAAGGGGTTAAGCTGATTCATACTCGTGATAATGATTCTGTAGCGACAGTTTGTCGTACAGATAAATCTGAAGAGAATGATGAAGAAGACGGTGAATTCGACAACGAGGCTAACATTGCTGGAGCAGATGACATGTCTGATATAGATACGGATACAGAAGAGAATGTAACGGATCAAACGGATATGGATACGAGCAGTGAAGAATCGGAAGAAGAATCCGAATAA
- a CDS encoding HD-GYP domain-containing protein: MALMSIIDLKPGAKLGKDVYTPLGGLLLPKGKVILPRDLDILRAFLIQTVDIDSNQTKQNLPSPSQDSKKQEIEQKREEDAQFEQIVRSAELTSFDEEYDKMIILIKKAFNEAGAFDIPIFELRTQLEILIIHIKKYQVLYFVPSSIKKEEYMYHNGVLTALTSYLLAQWCKLPSKDWVQVALAGLLHNIGNSKIDQSLIMSPNLLSDVEEEEVRKHTTYGYNILKQVKAINDGVRLTALQHHEKIDGSGYPLKLVGDQIHIYARIVAVADIFHAMTLDKPYKESQSPYLVLEQILLESFGKLDPKIVQIFIRRATQFHQGTIVRLSDERIGEIIFTDRDHPTRPMVSVEGTIVNLVAQRQLYIKELIQK, translated from the coding sequence ATGGCGTTGATGTCGATCATCGATTTAAAACCAGGAGCTAAACTAGGTAAAGATGTTTATACACCTTTAGGGGGATTGCTGCTTCCCAAAGGAAAAGTAATACTTCCGCGTGATCTAGATATATTGCGTGCTTTTCTCATTCAGACGGTAGATATCGATAGTAATCAGACTAAACAAAACCTACCTTCACCATCCCAAGACAGTAAGAAACAAGAGATAGAGCAGAAGAGGGAAGAAGATGCTCAGTTCGAACAAATCGTACGATCAGCTGAACTCACATCATTTGATGAAGAATACGATAAAATGATAATTCTAATTAAGAAAGCTTTTAATGAAGCAGGAGCGTTTGATATTCCGATATTTGAGCTTCGTACCCAACTAGAAATTTTAATTATACATATTAAGAAATACCAAGTTCTTTATTTTGTACCTTCTTCTATTAAGAAAGAAGAGTATATGTATCACAATGGTGTACTCACCGCTTTAACGTCCTACTTATTAGCTCAGTGGTGTAAATTGCCCTCAAAAGATTGGGTACAAGTAGCTCTGGCGGGTCTTTTGCACAACATAGGTAATAGTAAAATTGATCAATCCTTAATAATGAGTCCTAATCTCTTATCTGATGTAGAGGAAGAAGAGGTACGTAAACATACAACATACGGATACAATATCCTTAAGCAAGTCAAAGCAATTAATGATGGGGTAAGACTAACTGCACTGCAACATCATGAGAAGATAGACGGATCTGGCTATCCACTTAAACTAGTTGGTGACCAAATTCATATTTATGCCAGAATTGTAGCTGTGGCTGATATCTTTCATGCTATGACTTTGGACAAGCCATATAAAGAATCTCAGTCACCTTATTTAGTATTAGAACAGATCTTGCTTGAGTCATTTGGAAAACTTGACCCCAAAATCGTACAAATCTTTATTCGGAGAGCAACACAGTTCCATCAAGGAACAATTGTGCGTCTAAGTGATGAAAGAATAGGTGAGATCATTTTTACCGATCGAGATCATCCAACTCGCCCTATGGTGTCTGTAGAAGGTACCATTGTTAATCTAGTAGCGCAGAGGCAGCTGTACATTAAAGAGTTGATACAAAAATAA